The Bombus huntii isolate Logan2020A chromosome 11, iyBomHunt1.1, whole genome shotgun sequence genome includes a window with the following:
- the LOC126871311 gene encoding uncharacterized protein LOC126871311, which yields MSMLAGEYNILQSQAVTLAESKLELEKTVIGLRKEIVDTRDAYLETERGSRVLLDESRKENESLKEEYKETAEKLQQEIASLRLMVSIKKDNESAKDVSDSDTDKTIQEETILKPEDDPVLDMTQQLISNREKIEILSRQNDRLSKTLCRLRQYQSGRVSNVKNKTQYSDTELSQNEYFVDRLK from the exons ATGTCGATGCTGG CCGGCGAATATAACATTTTGCAAAGTCAGGCGGTTACGCTGGCCGAGAGCAAATTGGAGCTGGAGAAGACCGTGATCGGACTCCGAAAGGAAATCGTCGACACCCGTGATGCGTATCTCGAGACAGAACGAGGTTCCCGAGTACTTTTAGACGAATCGAGAAAGGAGAACGAATCG TTGAAGGAAGAGTACAAGGAAACGGCCGAGAAACTTCAGCAAGAAATCGCATCTTTACGTTTGATGGTCTCAATTAAGAAAGATAACGAGAGTGCCAAAGACGTCAGCGACAGTGATACGGATAAAACGATTCAAGAAGAGACCATTTTGAAGCCTGAAGATGATCCTGTGTTGGACATGACGCAGCAACTGATCTCGAATCGCGAAAAGATCGAGATACTGTCACGGCAAAACGATCGGCTGTCGAAAACACTGTGTCGATTACGGCAATATCAAAG CGGTAGAGTATCAaacgtaaaaaataaaacgcaATATTCAGATACTGAATTAtcacaaaatgaatattttgtaGACAGACTGAAATAA